One window of the Nicotiana tabacum cultivar K326 chromosome 4, ASM71507v2, whole genome shotgun sequence genome contains the following:
- the LOC107789811 gene encoding receptor-like protein Cf-9, protein MIQFLQMGCLFLVLVSVLHYPFVFSSNIPFSNHLCRQDQSLALQQLKFKLAIDDSASADCDSNGHIAYPKTFSWNSSTDCCTWDGVTCDRITGQITGLDLSCSQLHGTIDSNSTLFQLSNLQKLNLAYNDFSPSQISSKFGWFPSLAHLNLSNSGFSGRVPSKVSYLSNLISLDLSENLEELRFGPHTFKLILQNLTQLRELYLTFTYISSALPSNFSSSLAVLNLPSTELSGKIPDENFHLPKLQKLNLGSNSDLTGHLPKIKWNSSSSLTELDLSSSGFSGNVPDAIGHLSSLSFLDFSSCYFSGTIPQSIGNLTKLNNLRLFSNNFNGSLPSTISNLVQLVEFDISSNNFSGDIPNIFSNFTKLKSLSLADNLFTGLFPSSVTNLTKLESLILSNCSIAGPIPSIATGFPNLILLFLSDNLLTGEIPSWIFDLPSLKFLQMRANHLTGQLKEFGYNLLEVLDVGGNKLHGPIPRSFSKLVNLTTLDLSTNNFSGGLDIGMFSNCKQLRRLGLSFNNLSVFSSHKHMALPSSIGRLYASSCNIRELNFLQAATRIGQLDLSNNKIYGKIPDWAWSDWQSSLFYLNLSSNFLTAINPLHDFENLVYLDLGSNLIQRELPAPPPCMFLFIVSKNNFTGKLPSPLCRMSTLVILDLSSNSLSGVIPKCLVNMSRSLSVLDLHDNQFHGTVPTKFGRESTLRSLNLRNNKLEGTLPQTLANCRALEVLDLGENLLNDTFPKWLGTLPRLHVLSLRSNRLHGPITTSRKQVLFSKLKILDLSYNDFTGNFPERYFRNLKAMMISDRTGTPTLYIGEDLYHDSVTVSIKGQQIEIVRILSIFATIDFSSNKFEGDIPKYIGNLRSLRALNLSHNRLIGPIPQSFGNLSVLESLDLSSNQLSGKIPQQLATMNFLAVMNLSQNHLIGRIPRGPQLDTFENDSYSGNAGLCGFPLSRNCGDNEMPQQPPSFEADEEEDDPGFMDWRAVVIGYGCGMVFGLFMGYVVFLTGRPKWFVRIVNEEGYRMVKKIEAKRRRRKRRG, encoded by the coding sequence ATGATTCAATTTTTGCAGATGGGATGCTTATTTCTTGTTCTTGTTTCTGTGTTACATTATCCATTTGTTTTTTCGTCTAACATTCCTTTTTCAAATCATTTATGCCGCCAAGACCAGAGCTTGGCTTTGCAACAATTGAAGTTTAAATTGGCCATAGATGACTCTGCTTCTGCTGATTGTGATTCAAATGGTCACATTGCCTACCCAAAGACATTTTCTTGGAATAGCAGCACTGATTGTTGTACCTGGGATGGAGTAACATGTGATAGAATTACAGGTCAAATAACCGGTCTTGATCTTAGTTGCAGCCAACTTCATGGAACAATTGATTCCAACAGCACCCTCTTCCAGCTTTCTAATCTGCAAAAGCTTAATTTAGCATACAATGATTTCTCCCCTTCCCAAATTTCAAGCAAATTTGGCTGGTTTCCAAGTTTGGCACATCTTAATCTCTCGAATTCTGGTTTTTCAGGCAGAGTACCTTCAAAAGTATCATATCTATCTAACTTGATTTCACTTGATCTTTCCGAAAATCTTGAGGAGTTGAGATTTGGACCTCACACTTTCAAATTGATCCTTCAAAACTTAACTCAACTAAGGGAGCTTTACCTCACCTTTACATACATCTCTTCAGCACTCCCATCAAACTTTTCCTCTTCCTTGGCTGTTCTGAATCTTCCCAGCACAGAATTGTCTGGGAAAATCCCTGATGAAAATTTTCATTTGCCAAAACTACAAAAGCTTAACTTAGGAAGCAACTCGGATCTCACGGGACATTTGCCAAAGATTAAGTGGAACAGTAGCAGCTCTTTAACGGAGTTAGATCTTTCTTCATCAGGCTTTTCCGGGAATGTACCAGATGCTATTGGTCATCTCAGCTCTTTAAGTTTCCTAGATTTCTCAAGTTGCTACTTCTCTGGAACCATTCCTCAATCTATAGGGAATctaacaaagctcaataatttgCGCCTCTTCTCGAACAACTTCAATGGTTCACTGCCATCAACAATCTCAAATCTGGTGCAACTAGTTGAATTTGATATTTCATCTAACAACTTTAGTGGTGATATTCCAAATATTTTCAGTAACTTCACCAAGCTCAAATCTTTATCCCTTGCAGATAACTTGTTCACAGGGTTGTTTCCATCCTCAGTTACAAACCTAACAAAGCTGGAGAGTTTAATACTCTCTAATTGTTCAATTGCTGGTCCTATTCCTTCTATCGCCACTGGATTCCCAAACCTCATTTTGCTCTTCCTATCAGATAACTTGCTTACTGGGGAAATACCATCTTGGATATTTGATCTTCCTTCCTTAAAATTCTTACAGATGAGAGCCAATCATCTTACTGGTCAACTTAAGGAATTTGGATACAACTTGCTAGAAGTTCTTGATGTTGGTGGCAATAAGCTGCATGGACCTATCCCAAGATCATTCTCCAAACTTGTGAACTTGACAACACTAGATCTTTCTACGAACAACTTTTCTGGTGGTCTAGACATTGGTATGTTTTCAAACTGCAAACAACTTAGACGTCTTGGTCTTTCTTTTAACAATCTGTCGGTGTTTTCCAGCCACAAACATATGGCCTTGCCGAGTTCTATTGGAAGATTGTATGCATCTTCCTGCAATATAAGGGAATTAAATTTCTTACAAGCTGCAACGAGAATTGGTCAATTAGATCTTTCCAACAACAAGATCTATGGCAAAATTCCTGATTGGGCGTGGTCTGATTGGCAAAGCTCATTGTTTTATCTGAATCTTTCAAGCAATTTTCTAACTGCTATTAACCCACTTCATGACTTTGAAAATCTTGTTTATCTTGATCTTGGATCGAACTTGATTCAAAGAGAACTACCCGCTCCACCTCCCTGCATGTTCCTCTTCATAGTCTCAAAAAATAACTTCACCGGGAAGTTACCTTCACCGTTATGCAGGATGAGTACCCTTGTGATTCTTGATTTGTCCAGTAACAGCTTGAGTGGAGTAATTCCAAAATGTTTGGTAAACATGAGCAGGAGTCTCTCAGTGTTGGACCTGCACGATAATCAATTTCATGGGACAGTTCCAACAAAGTTTGGCAGGGAAAGTACTTTGAGAAGTCTcaatttgcggaataataaactAGAAGGAACATTGCCACAAACCCTGGCCAATTGCAGAGCGCTGGAGGTACTTGATCTTGGAGAAAACTTGTTGAATGATACATTTCCAAAATGGTTGGGAACACTTCCTAGGCTACATGTTCTCAGTTTGAGATCCAATAGGTTACACGGCCCGATTACCACTTCAAGAAAGCAAGTCTTATTCTCTAAGTTGAAAATCCTTGATCTCTCTTATAATGACTTCACTGGGAATTTTCCAGAAAGGTATTTCAGAAACCTGAAAGCCATGATGATATCAGATCGAACGGGAACTCCTACATTGTATATTGGAGAAGATCTATACCATGATTCCGTGACAGTGTCTATAAAAGGGCAGCAGATTGAAATTGTGAGGATTCTTTCTATCTTTGCAACCATTGATTTCTCAAGTAACAAATTTGAAGGTGATATACCAAAATACATTGGCAATCTTAGGTCACTTCGAGCTTTGAATTTGTCACATAACAGACTTATTGGTCCAATACCTCAGTCCTTTGGAAATTTATCAGTTCTTGAATCGTTAGACCTGTCGTCAAACCAACTCTCAGGGAAGATTCCACAACAACTTGCAACTATGAACTTTCTTGCTGTCATGAATCTCTCACAGAACCATCTGATCGGACGCATACCTAGAGGTCCACAGCTTGATACATTTGAAAATGACTCGTATTCAGGAAATGCTGGATTATGTGGATTTCCTTTGTCAAGAAATTGTGGAGATAATGAGATGCCGCAACAACCTCCTTCATTTGAGgccgatgaagaagaagatgatccAGGGTTTATGGATTGGAGAGCAGTGGTAATAGGATATGGTTGTGGAATGGTGTTTGGATTGTTTATGGGATATGTCGTTTTCTTAACAGGGAGACCAAAATGGTTTGTGAGAATTGTCAACGAAGAAGGATACAGGATGGTTAAGAAAATTGAGGCCAAGAGAAGACGTCGGAAAAGAAGAGGATGA